In the genome of bacterium, the window TGTGCCGACGTTAAAAATATTATTACCGTCTATGTTCAAACCTGCCATGTTGGCTCTGACTACATCCTTTACAAATACATAATCTCTCGTCTGAAGTCCGTCGCCGTTTATTACAGGCTTTTCTCCTTTGAGAAGTCTTTCTGTGAATATAGCAACAACTCCTGCTTCTCCGTGGGGATTTTGTCTTGGGCCGTAAACATTTGCATATCTGAAGATTGTATATTTTAGATTGTATTCTCTTGCATAGAAAAACAGGTATTTTTCCACTGCGAGTTTTGTGATGCCATAAGGCGAGACCGGACGGGTAGGGTGTGTTTCATCACACGGGAATACATCCTGATCTCCGTAAATCGCTCCGCCTGTAGATGCAAACATAAAACGCTTTACTTTGTATTTAACAGCATTCTGTAAGAGGTTCAATGTACCTTTGACATTTACATCTGCGTCAAACAGAGGCTCTTTCACAGACCTTCTTACATCCATTTGTGCTGCGTGGTGACAAACAATGTCAAATTTTTCAATGCTGAATATTTTATCAATTTGTTCGGCTCTTATATCAATAAGATAGAACTTGGCTTTGGGGTTAAGG includes:
- a CDS encoding GDP-mannose 4,6-dehydratase, which codes for MKILVTGGAGFIGSHITDGFINQGHDVVVIDNLEAGNIANLNPKAKFYLIDIRAEQIDKIFSIEKFDIVCHHAAQMDVRRSVKEPLFDADVNVKGTLNLLQNAVKYKVKRFMFASTGGAIYGDQDVFPCDETHPTRPVSPYGITKLAVEKYLFFYAREYNLKYTIFRYANVYGPRQNPHGEAGVVAIFTERLLKGEKPVINGDGLQTRDYVFVKDVVRANMAGLNIDGNNIFNVGTGIETDVNTLFSMINKAIGADAEEKHGPAKPGEQQRSVISFDKAKKVLEWEPSRSLEQGIEETVNFFKNKLK